A single genomic interval of Spinacia oleracea cultivar Varoflay chromosome 6, BTI_SOV_V1, whole genome shotgun sequence harbors:
- the LOC110802116 gene encoding umecyanin-like, which produces MAVIRLVLPLIFVMCCVLLQSTSALIHVVGGTNGWEIPPNATFYCDWAKPRTFGVGDKLVFPYRMGAHNVLEVSKADFDKCGHDHVINMFYKGPTLIQLNTTGDYYFYSGIGTHCELGQKLHIQVVPGRGFSGRGVRFLEVFSRALAPSAPADQEKSAPHNSATSTIALPFLGLLSCFSLFMFLI; this is translated from the exons atggcCGTGATACGCCTCGTATTGCCGTTGATATTTGTAATGTGCTGCGTTTTGCTGCAATCGACTAGCGCATTGATCCATGTTGTTGGAGGAACTAATGGTTGGGAAATTCCCCCTAATGCCACCTTCTATTGTGATTGGGCTAAGCCTAGAACTTTTGGCGTTGGTGACAAATTAG TGTTTCCATACAGAATGGGAGCACACAACGTGCTAGAAGTATCAAAGGCAGACTTTGACAAATGTGGGCATGACCATGTAATAAACATGTTCTACAAAGGTCCAACCCTAATTCAGCTCAACACAACCGGTGACTATTACTTCTACAGCGGCATTGGGACCCACTGCGAGCTCGGTCAGAAGCTACACATCCAAGTCGTCCCCGGACGCGGTTTCTCCGGTCGTGGGGTCCGCTTCCTCGAGGTGTTTTCCCGTGCTCTCGCCCCGTCTGCCCCTGCTGACCAAGAGAAGTCTGCCCCTCACAACTCTGCCACTAGCACCATTGCCCTCCCCTTCTTGGGCTTGCTCTCTTGTTTCTCTTTGTTTATGTTCCTTATATGA
- the LOC110802112 gene encoding mannose/glucose-specific lectin: MAQAIKNQEVEYYGPYGSKSSENYRMQLRDGEQFREVIVRHESIVDALGFVVAKPDGTTVTYQFGGNGGIESKIVLKTGEYVTGVSGISGYYLLVLGVLIAEIKIHTNLNPNGYGPFGNRNKVSSQEKFSSPVITDGRATVGFFGRNGWYLDSVGVMIPKMPEIEIYGPYGSQLPENFKVQLEYGDRFKEVTVKYGSIVDSLGFLVSKKDGTTVPYQFGGNGFYAGKVTLMDGEYLTRISGIFGNAPKYLPDNSVVIGTMTIHTNLNPNGYGPFGKGIDIQNVRNYSSPTMTDGPIVGFLGRSGKFLESAGVMIRKEFP; this comes from the exons ATGGCTCAAGCAATCAAG AATCAAGAGGTTGAATACTATGGACCCTATGGTTCTAAATCCTCAGAAAACTATCGCATGCAACTTCGTGATGGAGAACAATTCAGAGAAGTTATAGTAAGACATGAGAGCATAGTAGACGCACTCGGGTTCGTGGTAGCTAAGCCAGATGGGACTACCGTCACTTACCAGTTTGGTGGCAACGGTGGTATTGAAAGCAAG ATTGTGCTCAAGACTGGCGAATACGTTACAGGGGTTAGTGGGATTAGTGGTTACTACCTATTGGTACTTGGTGTGTTGATTGCTGAGATAAAAATACACACCAATTTGAATCCGAATGGATACGGGCCATTTGGAAATAGAAACAAAGTTTCAAGTCAGGAGAAATTTTCATCGCCGGTCATAACTGATGGACGTGCTACTGTTGGATTTTTTGGAAGAAATGGATGGTATCTCGACTCTGTAGGAGTCATGATCCCAAAG ATGCCAGAGATTGAAATCTACGGGCCTTATGGTTCTCAACTCCCAGAAAACTTTAAAGTGCAACTTGAATATGGAGACCGTTTCAAGGAAGTCACAGTAAAGTATGGGTCCATAGTGGACTCACTGGGCTTCTTGGTATCTAAGAAAGATGGGACCACCGTCCCTTACCAGTTTGGTGGTAACGGCTTCTATGCAGGCAAG GTGACACTGATGGATGGAGAATATTTAACAAGGATTAGTGGAATCTTTGGTAATGCACCTAAATACCTACCTGACAATAGTGTAGTAATTGGTACGATGACAATACACACCAATTTGAATCCGAATGGATACGGACCATTTGGAAAAGGTATAGATATTCAAAATGTTAGGAACTACTCATCGCCGACCATGACTGATGGCCCTATTGTTGGATTTCTTGGAAGGAGCGGCAAGTTTCTTGAGTCTGCAGGAGTTATGATCCGAAAG GAATTCCCGTGA